A genomic stretch from Lentimicrobium sp. L6 includes:
- the infA gene encoding translation initiation factor IF-1 encodes MAKQMSIEQDGKVIESLGNAMFRVEFENGHIITAHISGKMRMHYIKILPGDKVKVEMSPYDLSKGRITFRYK; translated from the coding sequence ATGGCAAAACAAATGTCAATTGAACAAGATGGTAAGGTGATCGAATCACTTGGAAACGCCATGTTTAGAGTAGAATTTGAAAATGGGCATATCATTACTGCACATATAAGTGGAAAAATGAGAATGCACTATATTAAAATTTTACCTGGTGACAAAGTTAAAGTGGAAATGTCGCCATATGATCTATCAAAAGGAAGAATAACATTTAGATACAAATAA
- the rpsK gene encoding 30S ribosomal protein S11 produces the protein MAKKTKKVTKKRVVKIEAAGKAFVNASFNNVIISLTNNQGQVISWSSAGKMGFRGSKKNTPYAAQMAAGDCAKVAFDLGLRKVKVYVKGPGAGRDSAIRTIHSHGIEVTEIKDVTPLPHNGCRPPKKRRV, from the coding sequence ATGGCAAAAAAGACAAAAAAGGTAACGAAGAAAAGAGTCGTTAAGATAGAGGCAGCTGGTAAAGCTTTTGTAAATGCTTCTTTCAATAACGTTATCATTTCTTTGACCAATAATCAAGGACAAGTTATTTCTTGGTCGTCTGCAGGTAAAATGGGATTTAGAGGTTCTAAGAAGAACACACCATATGCTGCACAGATGGCTGCAGGAGATTGCGCAAAAGTGGCTTTTGATTTAGGTTTAAGAAAGGTGAAAGTTTACGTGAAAGGACCAGGAGCAGGACGTGATTCTGCTATCCGTACTATCCATTCTCACGGAATTGAAGTTACCGAGATTAAGGATGTAACTCCATTACCACATAATGGGTGTAGACCTCCAAAGAAAAGAAGAGTATAA
- the rpsM gene encoding 30S ribosomal protein S13, whose amino-acid sequence MARIAGIDLPKQKRGEIGLTYIFGIGRSSAQSILTEAGIDWSKKVQDWSDAEQKQIRDILAKSYLIEGELRSEVQMNIKRLMDIGCYRGIRHRIGLPLRGQSTKNNARTRKGRKKTVAGKKKAIK is encoded by the coding sequence ATGGCTAGGATTGCAGGTATAGATTTACCTAAACAAAAAAGAGGAGAAATTGGTTTGACTTACATCTTCGGAATTGGAAGAAGTAGTGCTCAAAGCATTTTAACTGAAGCTGGAATCGATTGGAGCAAGAAAGTTCAAGATTGGTCAGATGCAGAACAAAAACAGATTCGTGATATTTTAGCAAAAAGCTATTTGATCGAAGGTGAATTACGTTCTGAAGTTCAGATGAACATCAAGAGACTTATGGACATCGGTTGTTATCGTGGAATTCGTCATCGTATTGGTTTACCATTACGTGGACAATCTACTAAGAATAACGCTCGTACCAGAAAAGGTAGAAAAAAGACTGTTGCTGGAAAGAAGAAGGCAATTAAATAA
- the ykgO gene encoding type B 50S ribosomal protein L36 has translation MKIRASVKKRSAECKIVRRKGRLYVINKKNPKFKQRQG, from the coding sequence ATGAAAATTAGAGCGTCTGTAAAAAAGAGAAGTGCTGAGTGCAAGATTGTACGCAGAAAAGGAAGATTATATGTAATCAACAAGAAAAATCCCAAGTTTAAACAACGTCAGGGATAA
- the rpsD gene encoding 30S ribosomal protein S4, translated as MARYIGPKTKIARKFREPIFGPDKSYEKKNYPPGQHGPNARRKKVSEYGIQLKEKQKAKYTYGVLERQFRNLFKKASSKKGITGEVLLQLIEARLDNTVYRLGIAPTRSAARQFVSHRHVTVNGKVVNIPSYSLRPGDVVAVRERSKSLEVVTNAIASRINYPWLEWDEDKFAGKFVSFPERADIPETINEQLIVELYSK; from the coding sequence ATGGCAAGATATATTGGTCCAAAGACTAAAATTGCACGTAAGTTCCGTGAGCCTATTTTCGGCCCGGATAAAAGCTATGAGAAGAAAAATTATCCTCCAGGACAACACGGACCTAATGCTCGCAGAAAGAAAGTTTCTGAGTATGGAATCCAGCTGAAGGAAAAACAAAAAGCTAAATACACTTACGGTGTCTTAGAAAGACAATTTAGAAACTTATTCAAAAAAGCTTCAAGTAAAAAAGGAATTACCGGTGAAGTATTATTACAATTAATCGAAGCTCGTTTAGACAATACGGTTTACAGACTAGGTATTGCCCCAACAAGATCAGCTGCTCGTCAATTTGTATCTCATCGTCATGTAACCGTAAATGGCAAAGTAGTTAATATTCCTTCTTACAGCCTACGTCCAGGTGATGTAGTAGCAGTTAGAGAAAGGTCAAAATCCTTGGAAGTTGTAACAAATGCAATAGCATCTAGAATAAATTATCCTTGGTTAGAGTGGGATGAAGATAAGTTTGCTGGAAAATTTGTAAGTTTCCCTGAAAGAGCAGACATACCTGAAACTATCAACGAACAGTTGATTGTTGA
- the map gene encoding type I methionyl aminopeptidase: protein MAKDKVTIKTEEEIDLLRKSSLLVGRTLAEIAKVIEPGVSTAKLDRLAEEFIRDNGAVPGFKGYGGFPATLCMSINEEVVHGIPGDRIINDGDVVSVDCGTLMNGFYGDSAYTFAVGNVKEEVLRLLEVTKESLYKGIEQAVTGKRVGDIGFAIQNHVEQFGYGVVRDLVGHGLGRNLHEKPEIPNFGRRGSGPKLQERMVIAIEPMITLGTFDIAQDPDGWTIRTLDNLPAAHFEHDVVIRRGKAEILSSFEFIEEVLRKKE, encoded by the coding sequence ATGGCAAAAGATAAAGTTACTATTAAAACTGAAGAAGAGATTGATCTTCTTAGAAAAAGTTCTTTACTTGTTGGTAGAACTCTGGCAGAAATCGCCAAAGTCATTGAGCCTGGCGTGAGTACCGCAAAATTAGATCGATTAGCTGAAGAGTTTATTAGAGATAATGGTGCTGTTCCTGGGTTTAAAGGTTATGGCGGTTTTCCAGCTACCTTATGCATGAGCATCAACGAAGAAGTTGTTCATGGAATACCTGGAGATCGTATCATTAATGATGGAGATGTTGTTTCGGTGGATTGTGGAACATTAATGAATGGTTTTTATGGAGACTCTGCCTATACCTTTGCAGTTGGAAATGTAAAGGAAGAAGTACTCAGATTGCTAGAAGTAACAAAAGAATCCTTATATAAAGGAATCGAACAAGCTGTTACTGGAAAACGTGTTGGAGATATTGGATTTGCCATTCAAAATCATGTTGAGCAGTTTGGATATGGAGTGGTTCGAGATTTAGTTGGGCATGGATTGGGAAGAAATTTGCATGAGAAGCCGGAAATACCTAATTTTGGCCGCCGTGGTTCAGGTCCTAAACTTCAGGAGCGTATGGTAATAGCAATTGAGCCCATGATAACACTGGGAACCTTTGATATTGCACAGGATCCGGATGGTTGGACTATTCGAACTTTGGATAATTTACCCGCTGCTCACTTTGAGCATGATGTAGTTATTCGAAGAGGAAAAGCAGAGATTCTGTCAAGTTTTGAGTTTATTGAAGAAGTTTTAAGAAAAAAAGAGTAA